A DNA window from Bos javanicus breed banteng chromosome 10, ARS-OSU_banteng_1.0, whole genome shotgun sequence contains the following coding sequences:
- the LOC133255186 gene encoding olfactory receptor 11H6-like: MHISEASNSSGSVSEFILLGFPSRREIQILLCVMFSLIYLLTFLGNAAIICAVWSSRKLHTPMYILLANFSFLEICYVSSDVPKMLANIISQTKSISYAGCLLQFYFFFSMCAAEGYFLSAMSFDRFLAICRPLHYPTIMTYQLCARLVVFCWAGGFLSILMPAVLMSRVPFCGPNVIDHFFCDLGPLLALSCAPVPKTTLTCATVSSLIIFITFLYILGSYTLVLRAVLRVPAGSGRNKAFSTCASHFLVVSLFYGSVMVMYVSPGSRSHPGTQKFVTLFYCMATPFFNPLIYSLRNKDMKDALKKVLCASEISKNTEK; this comes from the coding sequence ATGCACATCTCAGAAGCCAGTAATAGCTCTGGGTCTGTGAGTGAGTTCATTCTCCTGGGCTTCCCCTCCCGCAGGGAGATCCAGATCCTCCTCTGTGTCATGTTCTCCCTCATCTACCTGCTGACCTTCCTTGGGAACGCAGCCATCATCTGTGCCGTTTGGTCAAGCCGGAAGCTCCATACACCCATGTACATCCTCCTGGCCAACTTCTCCTTCCTGGAGATCTGCTATGTCAGTTCCGATGTGCCCAAAATGCTGGCCAACATCATCTCCCAGACCAAGAGCATCTCCTACGCTGGCTGCCTGCTCCAGTTCTACTTCTTCTTCTCCATGTGTGCGGCTGAGGGCTACTTTCTATCTGCGATGTCCTTTGATCGGTTCCTTGCCATCTGTCGACCTCTGCATTACCCCACCATCATGACTTATCAACTCTGTGCCCGATTAGTGGTTTTCTGCTGGGCAGGTGGCTTTTTATCAATACTGATGCCTGCAGTTCTTATGTCTCGGGTGCCTTTCTGTGGCCCTAATGTCATTGACCATTTTTTCTGTGACCTGGGACCATTGCTGGCACTGTCCTGTGCCCCTGTGCCCAAAACTACTCTAACTTGTGCCACTGTAAGCTCGCTTATCATTTTCATCACCTTCCTCTACATTCTTGGGTCCTATACCTTAGTTTTGCGAGCTGTACTTCGGGTCCCAGCTGGCTCAGGCAGGAACAAAGCTTTTTCTACATGTGCCTCCCATTTCTTGGTGGTTTCCTTGTTCTATGGCTCAGTTATGGTGATGTATGTGAGTCCAGGCTCCAGGAGCCATCCTGGGACACAGAAATTTGTGACCCTGTTTTACTGCATGGCAACCCCATTCTTTAATCCTCTGATCTACAGCCTCCGGAACAAAGATATGAAAGATGCATTGAAGAAAGTCCTCTGTGCAtcagaaatttctaaaaatacagagaaatga
- the LOC133255366 gene encoding olfactory receptor 11G2-like, which produces MNVSSRETTHSVTHFILLGFPSSPEMQLLYFGLFSAAYILTLMGNTAIVCAVRWDQHLHTPMYIFLGNFSFLEICYVTTTIPNMLANFLSSSKSISFVSCFAQFYFFFSFGCDEGFYLCIMAFDRYLAICHPLHYPRIMTKELYTGLVTFGWSCGFILFLTPVVLISRLPFCNPNIIDHFMCDPVPLMMLSCSEDTTTQLIYSAFNAVFMTGTFLFILCSYALVILAVLRMPSAASKRKAFSTCASHLAVVILFFGSVMLMYVSPGSGHPVKVQKIVTLFYSVITPLCNPLIYSLRNNEMKAALKKVFWAEISVLKT; this is translated from the coding sequence ATGAATGTGTCCAGCAGAGAAACCACCCACTCTGTTACCCACTTTATCCTCCTGGGCTTTCCCTCAAGCCCAGAAATGCAGCTCCTCTACTTCGGACTCTTCTCAGCCGCCTATATCCTGACCCTGATGGGGAACACAGCCATTGTCTGTGCTGTGCGGTGGGATCAGCACCTTCACACCCCCATGTACATCTTCTTGGGGAATTTCTCTTTCCTGGAAATATGTTATGTCACCACAACCATCCCTAATATGTTGGCCAACTTTCTGTCCTCAAGCAAGTCCATCTCCTTCGTGAGTTGTTTTGCACAGTTCTACTTCTTCTTCTCTTTCGGGTGTGATGAGGGCTTCTACCTTTGCATCATGGCCTTTGACAGGTATCTTGCCATCTGCCATCCTCTGCATTACCCACGCATCATGACTAAAGAGCTCTACACTGGCCTTGTCACCTTTGGGTGGTCCTGTGGGTTCATTCTCTTCCTAACCCCTGTTGTTCTCATTTCACGGTTGCCCTTTTGCAACCCAAATATCATCGACCATTTTATGTGTGATCCTGTCCCATTGATGATGCTGTCCTGTTCTGAAGACACCACCACGCAACTCATTTACTCTGCTTTCAATGCTGTTTTCATGACTGGCACCTTTCTCTTCATCCTTTGCTCCTATGCGCTAGTGATTCTGGCTGTGTTAAGGATGCCCTCAGCAGCCAGCAAACGCAAGGCTTTCTCCACTTGTGCTTCTCATCTGGctgtggtaattctgttttttggCTCTGTTATGCTGATGTATGTCAGTCCTGGATCAGGACACCCAGTGAAAGTGCAAAAAATTGTGACCTTATTTTATTCTGTAATAACGCCCCTCTGCAATCCTCTAATTTATAGCCTCAGGAACAATGAGATGAAGGCTGCTCTAAAGAAAGTCTTTTGGGCTGAAATATCTGTtcttaaaacataa